A window of the Microvirga terrae genome harbors these coding sequences:
- a CDS encoding DNA translocase FtsK: protein MGNVDPRPGIGRPRTADPRSGSREAFDSSRALRDRGPNGAPRGDVWEQSFSMSPDVRFTRTPERVLKERRMQTPAQPATDGDERQAREIASMRAADPAPAVQERLRALQSKAASQETGSATTRAFTRTPPQAPDQTRRVAPVRPRGDAPQRHVPAGPAAAEPAPSPRPVTPPAPPVKSSPAPYELPAIQQSYSFMWQPGTYLLDPTLPTPSASALVPAPIETRQEERAPAVKKATPPVAVAAPVPTPLPPAAPELLPWDEDDVDAQVDDLQMAPGDDLVDDEDAIDESVVGVPTRRAAVVTPPRASHAPSVPVPANDSFRRESRDNYASVSVGVSAPVRASFEFHLPSLDLLAEPKIWDSADVPVEVLQENAATLENVLWDFNVKGEIINVRPGPVVTLYELEPAPGTKSSRVISLADDIARSMSAVSARVAVVQGRNAIGIELPNHKRETVYLRELLASQDFEATKQKLALCLGKTIGGEPVIADLARMPHLLVAGTTGSGKSVAINTMILSLVYRLSPAECRLIMVDPKMLELSVYDGIPHLLTPVVTDPKKAVVALKWAVREMEDRYRKMSKLGVRNIDGFNARVVEAKAKAETITRTVQTGFDRETGEAIYEDEVMDLDPLPYIVVIVDEMADLMMVAGKEIEGAIQRLAQMARAAGIHVILATQRPSVDVITGTIKANFPTRISFQVTSKIDSRTILGEMGAEQLLGQGDMLYMAGGGRITRVHGPFCSDEEVEKVVAHLKRQGRPQYLEAVTAEEDEGGAAPDAAVFDQGEFGAPGGDLYDQAVAVVLRDKKASTSYIQRRLQIGYNRAASLMERMENEGIVGPANHAGKREILINHLDIDD from the coding sequence ATGGGCAACGTCGATCCCCGGCCGGGCATCGGAAGGCCGAGAACGGCTGATCCACGCTCCGGCTCGCGAGAGGCGTTCGACAGCAGCCGCGCTCTTCGGGACAGAGGGCCGAACGGCGCGCCGCGTGGCGACGTCTGGGAGCAGTCGTTCTCCATGTCTCCGGACGTGCGCTTCACGCGCACCCCCGAGCGGGTTCTCAAAGAGCGCAGAATGCAGACACCCGCACAGCCGGCGACCGACGGTGACGAAAGGCAGGCCCGGGAGATCGCGTCGATGAGGGCCGCGGATCCGGCTCCCGCCGTTCAGGAACGGCTGCGCGCCCTTCAAAGCAAAGCAGCTTCCCAGGAGACTGGGAGTGCCACGACGCGCGCTTTCACCAGAACACCGCCGCAGGCTCCCGACCAGACCAGGCGGGTCGCTCCGGTCAGGCCGCGCGGAGACGCGCCTCAGAGGCATGTGCCGGCTGGTCCCGCCGCAGCCGAACCGGCTCCTTCGCCGCGCCCGGTCACGCCGCCTGCACCGCCCGTCAAGAGCAGTCCTGCCCCTTACGAACTTCCCGCCATCCAGCAATCCTACAGCTTCATGTGGCAGCCGGGGACGTATCTGCTCGATCCGACCCTGCCGACCCCTTCGGCCTCGGCTCTCGTGCCCGCGCCCATCGAGACCAGGCAGGAGGAGAGAGCTCCGGCCGTGAAGAAGGCGACTCCCCCGGTCGCCGTCGCTGCGCCCGTTCCGACGCCACTTCCTCCAGCCGCACCCGAATTGCTGCCGTGGGACGAGGACGACGTCGATGCGCAGGTGGACGATCTGCAGATGGCGCCTGGCGATGATCTTGTCGACGACGAGGACGCGATCGACGAGAGCGTTGTCGGGGTGCCGACGCGGCGCGCAGCCGTCGTGACACCCCCGCGCGCCAGCCATGCTCCTAGCGTGCCGGTGCCGGCCAACGACAGCTTCCGTCGTGAGAGCCGCGACAATTATGCGTCAGTTTCCGTCGGCGTCTCCGCGCCGGTGAGAGCCTCTTTCGAGTTCCACCTTCCGTCTCTGGATCTTCTGGCGGAGCCGAAGATCTGGGACAGCGCCGACGTGCCGGTGGAAGTGCTGCAGGAGAATGCCGCGACGCTCGAGAACGTGCTGTGGGATTTCAACGTCAAGGGCGAAATCATCAACGTTCGCCCCGGTCCTGTTGTGACGTTGTACGAGCTTGAGCCTGCGCCTGGGACGAAGTCGTCGCGGGTGATCTCGCTGGCGGACGACATCGCGCGCTCGATGAGCGCGGTCTCGGCCCGGGTGGCGGTGGTGCAGGGCCGCAACGCCATCGGCATCGAGCTGCCCAACCACAAGCGCGAGACCGTGTACCTGCGCGAGCTGCTCGCCTCCCAGGACTTCGAGGCCACCAAGCAGAAGCTCGCCCTGTGCCTCGGCAAGACCATCGGCGGCGAGCCGGTGATCGCCGATCTCGCCCGCATGCCGCACCTGCTGGTGGCCGGCACCACCGGGTCGGGCAAGTCGGTGGCGATCAACACCATGATCCTGTCGCTGGTCTACCGGCTCTCGCCGGCCGAGTGCCGGCTGATCATGGTCGATCCCAAGATGCTCGAACTCTCCGTCTACGACGGCATCCCGCACCTGCTCACCCCGGTGGTCACCGACCCCAAGAAGGCCGTGGTGGCGCTCAAATGGGCGGTGCGCGAGATGGAGGACCGCTACCGCAAGATGTCCAAGCTCGGCGTGCGCAACATCGACGGCTTCAACGCCCGGGTGGTCGAGGCCAAGGCGAAGGCCGAGACCATCACGCGCACGGTGCAGACCGGCTTCGACCGCGAGACCGGCGAGGCGATCTACGAGGACGAGGTGATGGATCTCGATCCCTTGCCCTACATCGTGGTGATCGTCGACGAGATGGCCGACCTGATGATGGTGGCCGGCAAGGAGATCGAAGGGGCGATCCAGCGCCTGGCCCAGATGGCGCGCGCCGCCGGCATCCACGTGATCCTGGCCACCCAGCGCCCGTCGGTGGACGTGATCACCGGCACGATCAAGGCGAACTTCCCGACCCGGATCTCGTTCCAGGTCACCTCGAAGATCGACAGCCGCACGATCCTGGGCGAGATGGGCGCCGAGCAGCTCTTGGGGCAAGGCGACATGCTGTACATGGCCGGCGGCGGGCGGATCACGCGCGTGCACGGGCCGTTCTGCTCGGACGAGGAGGTCGAGAAGGTGGTGGCGCATCTCAAGCGCCAGGGCCGGCCGCAGTACCTGGAGGCGGTCACGGCCGAGGAGGACGAGGGCGGGGCGGCTCCCGACGCGGCCGTGTTCGACCAGGGCGAGTTCGGGGCGCCGGGCGGGGACCTGTACGACCAGGCGGTGGCGGTGGTGCTGCGCGACAAGAAAGCCTCGACCAGCTACATCCAGCGCCGCCTCCAGATCGGCTACAACCGCGCCGCCTCGCTCATGGAGCGCATGGAAAACGAGGGCATCGTCGGACCCGCCAACCACGCCGGTAAACGCGAGATCTTGATCAATCATCTCGACATCGACGATTGA
- a CDS encoding DUF1236 domain-containing protein — protein MRNHVLHSAAILTLLALPLAACQSSTETGAATGAAGGAVTGAVIGGPVGAVVGGVAGAAVGGVISAEESTRVRTYVVAQRRPTMRVTEEVVVGQPLPPRVRLYDVPPSVGLRDSYSYTIVNDRTVLVDPQTRTVVQVIQ, from the coding sequence ATGCGCAATCACGTCCTACATTCGGCTGCCATCCTGACTCTTCTGGCTCTTCCGCTGGCCGCTTGCCAGAGCAGCACTGAAACCGGCGCCGCGACGGGCGCTGCAGGCGGAGCCGTGACCGGCGCGGTCATCGGCGGGCCGGTCGGGGCCGTGGTCGGCGGCGTCGCCGGAGCCGCCGTGGGGGGCGTTATCTCGGCTGAGGAATCGACCAGGGTCCGCACCTATGTGGTGGCCCAGCGCCGCCCGACGATGCGAGTCACCGAGGAAGTGGTCGTGGGCCAGCCGCTGCCGCCGCGCGTGCGGCTCTATGATGTTCCCCCGAGCGTCGGCCTTCGGGACAGTTACAGCTACACGATCGTGAACGACAGGACCGTGCTGGTCGATCCGCAGACCCGGACGGTCGTGCAGGTCATCCAGTAG
- a CDS encoding SDR family oxidoreductase translates to MVERSKVAIVTGAGTGVGRAISAGLLNSGYSVVMAGRRREALEAAQREIAGASASTLLVPTDVTNPASVAALFAAAKQAFGRVDVLVNNAGMGSPAVPLEDIPFEQWQQVVATNLTGTFLCTQEAFRIMKSQTPRGGRIINNGSVSAYAPRPLSAPYTATKHAVLGLTKSTSLDGRAYDIACGQIDIGNAATDMTARMTEGVLQPNGTLAPEPRIDPKHVADAVVYMAGLPLDANVLTMTVMATKMPFVGRG, encoded by the coding sequence ATGGTGGAACGTTCCAAGGTTGCGATCGTGACCGGGGCGGGAACGGGAGTGGGCAGGGCAATCAGCGCAGGGCTCCTGAACTCCGGCTACAGCGTCGTGATGGCCGGACGCCGCCGCGAAGCGCTGGAAGCCGCACAGCGGGAGATCGCCGGCGCGAGCGCCTCCACGCTTCTGGTGCCGACCGACGTGACGAACCCGGCCTCCGTGGCGGCTCTCTTCGCCGCCGCCAAGCAGGCCTTCGGGCGAGTCGACGTTCTGGTCAACAATGCCGGAATGGGGTCTCCGGCCGTTCCACTCGAGGACATCCCGTTCGAGCAGTGGCAACAGGTGGTGGCGACCAACCTGACCGGAACTTTCCTGTGCACTCAGGAAGCCTTCCGGATCATGAAGAGCCAGACCCCACGGGGTGGACGGATCATCAACAACGGTTCCGTCTCGGCCTATGCCCCGCGCCCCCTATCGGCTCCCTATACGGCCACCAAGCATGCCGTTCTGGGCCTGACGAAGTCCACTTCCCTCGACGGCCGGGCCTACGACATCGCCTGCGGGCAGATCGATATCGGGAACGCCGCCACCGACATGACGGCCCGAATGACCGAAGGCGTGCTCCAGCCGAACGGAACGCTCGCCCCCGAGCCGAGGATCGATCCCAAGCATGTGGCGGACGCCGTGGTCTACATGGCCGGACTGCCGCTGGACGCCAACGTGCTCACCATGACCGTCATGGCGACGAAGATGCCGTTCGTCGGACGGGGGTGA
- a CDS encoding penicillin-binding protein 1A, with the protein MSAILVKIFATALTLSQVLADPDTVRTSFDPARDQEQVSQILKDGCAHMRRAFDIEDINLDDLIATAMDDPQAIAGEMKVLQGLSFNDLHASYRQFCKNEKVDPSPVDLAEVISTYNAAVAGLPDAGKLKNLKLPGVSVILDGDGKRFAEVYEPDHRRVWVSLSEIPKSVQQAFVSAEDKRFYQHKGVDERGVIRAFVGNLANPGRPAGGSTITQQVAKNLLVGDDVTYDRKMREMIVASRIERVLSKAEILEIYLNSIYLGRSSWGIEMAARSYFGKSARALSVSEGALLAGLAKGPNYYNPDMKPDRAQERMAYVLSRMQDDGFLKADQVQQAVAALPSRVSFERIKRTSGFYFVDHVSRDARTLADIENLSAGGYTVRTTLNPALQRATEAALQEGLARYELSIGRQRYQGAEANLAGAIRSLEGVPDTAPAWRRALGAVRLPLYDVQWPAAVVVEKGKDRKTGANVLRVGLADGRILSLNAWEAARRDLKLHDVVRVQVIEQKGKGAVRADLRTPPAVQGGAVVLENKTGRILAMAGGFSYPLSQLNRTTQAQRQPGSAFKPLTYLAALSKGLQPNTLIWDAPVTLPPVGGDATARGDSWSPKNFDGGRSGIITLRRALENSKNLVTARLLDGGIESSPEQSLKRVCELALEAQLYLECTPHYPFVLGAQPVRMIDLAAFYAAVANEGAMPVPHVIESVEENGRNVYSRKANSLVRLGSADPASFFQLKTMLQGVLERGTARSLKALAPYAAGKTGTSDDENDAWFVGFTNDVTIAVWVGHDNADGKRRTLGRGQTGGKVAAPIFQSILQAAWDHHAPKTPLSPPSPQAAKQLIALPIDLNTGDRLTDGQGRGFTEYFRLSWFGRLSETQFRLVPQSEVYAFRHPDPWSDGEANGGPEYPEEGPYAQGPGWLDSLRQNLPSRRQAEPERGFRWWWEDEAPRRPRRVDPDYFWRNGQVY; encoded by the coding sequence ATGAGCGCGATCCTCGTCAAGATCTTTGCAACCGCCCTGACCCTGAGCCAGGTCCTCGCCGATCCGGACACGGTCAGGACGAGCTTCGATCCCGCGCGGGATCAGGAGCAGGTCTCGCAGATCCTCAAGGACGGCTGCGCTCATATGCGCCGGGCCTTCGACATCGAGGACATCAACCTCGACGATCTCATCGCCACCGCCATGGACGATCCCCAGGCCATCGCGGGCGAGATGAAGGTGTTGCAGGGCTTGAGCTTCAACGACCTCCACGCAAGTTATCGCCAATTCTGCAAGAACGAGAAGGTCGATCCTTCGCCGGTCGATCTCGCCGAGGTGATCTCCACCTACAATGCGGCGGTCGCCGGGCTCCCGGACGCCGGAAAGCTGAAAAACCTCAAGCTCCCCGGAGTGAGCGTCATCCTGGATGGAGACGGCAAGCGGTTCGCCGAGGTCTACGAGCCAGACCACCGACGCGTCTGGGTATCCCTGTCGGAGATCCCGAAAAGCGTCCAGCAGGCTTTCGTCTCGGCCGAGGACAAGCGCTTCTATCAGCACAAAGGGGTGGATGAACGCGGTGTGATCCGCGCCTTCGTGGGCAATCTCGCCAACCCGGGCCGGCCGGCCGGCGGTTCGACGATCACCCAGCAGGTGGCCAAGAACCTGCTCGTCGGCGACGATGTGACCTACGATCGCAAGATGCGGGAAATGATCGTTGCCTCGCGCATCGAGCGCGTGCTCAGCAAGGCGGAGATCCTCGAGATCTATCTCAACTCGATCTATCTCGGCCGCTCGTCATGGGGCATCGAGATGGCGGCGCGGAGCTATTTCGGGAAGAGCGCCCGGGCGCTGTCCGTCTCCGAGGGAGCTCTGCTCGCCGGTCTCGCGAAAGGGCCGAACTATTACAATCCCGATATGAAGCCTGACCGCGCTCAGGAGCGCATGGCTTACGTGCTCAGCCGCATGCAGGACGACGGGTTTCTGAAGGCCGATCAGGTTCAGCAGGCCGTCGCGGCCCTGCCGTCGAGGGTATCCTTCGAGCGCATCAAGCGCACATCGGGCTTCTACTTCGTCGATCATGTCAGCCGGGACGCCCGCACGCTCGCCGACATCGAGAACCTGAGCGCGGGCGGTTACACGGTGCGAACCACCCTCAACCCGGCCCTACAGCGGGCCACCGAGGCAGCCTTGCAGGAGGGACTCGCCCGATATGAACTGAGCATCGGGCGGCAGCGCTACCAGGGGGCCGAGGCGAACCTCGCCGGGGCCATCAGGTCGCTCGAAGGCGTTCCGGACACGGCACCTGCCTGGAGGCGGGCGCTGGGCGCGGTGCGACTGCCGCTTTACGACGTCCAATGGCCCGCGGCTGTCGTGGTCGAGAAGGGGAAGGACCGGAAGACGGGCGCCAATGTTCTGCGCGTCGGTCTGGCGGATGGGCGCATTCTGTCGCTGAACGCCTGGGAGGCGGCCCGTCGCGATCTCAAGCTCCATGACGTGGTGCGCGTTCAGGTCATCGAGCAAAAGGGCAAAGGCGCCGTTCGCGCCGATCTTCGGACTCCGCCGGCGGTGCAAGGCGGAGCGGTCGTCCTGGAGAACAAGACCGGCCGCATCCTCGCGATGGCCGGCGGCTTCTCCTATCCGTTGAGCCAGCTCAACCGGACAACGCAGGCACAGCGCCAGCCGGGCTCCGCCTTCAAGCCACTGACTTATCTCGCTGCGCTGTCGAAAGGTCTGCAGCCCAATACGCTGATCTGGGATGCCCCGGTGACGCTGCCCCCCGTGGGCGGGGATGCCACCGCTCGCGGCGATTCGTGGAGCCCCAAGAACTTCGACGGCGGGCGCTCTGGCATCATCACCCTGCGCCGTGCACTCGAAAACTCGAAGAATCTGGTGACCGCGCGCCTGCTCGACGGCGGCATTGAATCCTCTCCGGAGCAGAGCCTGAAACGGGTCTGCGAACTTGCCCTCGAGGCGCAGCTCTACCTCGAATGCACGCCGCATTACCCGTTCGTTCTTGGTGCACAGCCGGTGCGGATGATTGATCTCGCCGCGTTCTACGCGGCCGTGGCCAATGAGGGCGCCATGCCGGTGCCCCATGTCATCGAGTCCGTGGAGGAGAACGGGCGCAATGTCTACAGCCGTAAGGCCAATTCGCTTGTCCGGCTCGGCTCCGCCGATCCGGCCTCCTTCTTCCAGCTCAAAACCATGCTGCAAGGCGTGCTGGAGCGCGGAACGGCCCGCTCCCTGAAGGCGCTTGCGCCCTACGCGGCGGGAAAGACCGGAACCTCTGACGATGAGAACGATGCCTGGTTCGTCGGCTTCACGAACGACGTCACCATCGCGGTCTGGGTGGGGCACGACAATGCCGACGGCAAGCGGCGGACCCTCGGGCGCGGACAGACCGGCGGCAAGGTCGCGGCTCCCATCTTCCAGTCCATCCTTCAGGCCGCATGGGATCATCATGCGCCGAAGACCCCGCTCAGCCCGCCATCGCCTCAGGCGGCCAAGCAGCTCATCGCTCTGCCGATCGATCTGAACACAGGCGACCGGCTGACAGACGGGCAGGGGCGGGGCTTCACGGAGTACTTCCGGCTGAGCTGGTTCGGCCGGTTGAGCGAGACGCAGTTCCGCCTGGTGCCGCAGTCGGAGGTCTATGCGTTCCGTCATCCCGATCCGTGGAGCGACGGAGAGGCGAATGGCGGGCCTGAGTACCCCGAAGAGGGCCCGTATGCGCAGGGCCCCGGCTGGCTCGACAGCTTGCGGCAGAACCTTCCGTCACGCCGCCAGGCCGAGCCTGAGCGGGGTTTCCGCTGGTGGTGGGAAGAC